In the Salinirubrum litoreum genome, one interval contains:
- a CDS encoding branched-chain amino acid ABC transporter permease, translating into MSILEFVANGLVFSSIIVLASIGLSLVYSIADFANFAHGDTMTVGAYTALVTFGVTGPIASGVLGLPVGFFIAIVAGVVLAAVVAVVTHRIIYEPLDIDSIGLLITSIGVAFVYRSVIRLGFGSGTNEFGIPLQRPIEALLPFGIRMTVHDVAILCSAAVLVVGLHLLLQYTDLGRKMRATADNPSLARVSGIRTRRVELWTWVIGAGLAGAGGVFLGLYQNVAPRMGFDILLVVFAAVILGGIGSVYGAMAGGFLIGMINQMMPILPNFGREVPFVPESFAIPIGIEYANAVAFLIMVAVLLLRPSGIAGGEAT; encoded by the coding sequence GTGTCCATCCTCGAATTCGTCGCGAACGGACTGGTCTTCTCCAGCATCATCGTGCTCGCGAGTATCGGCCTGTCGCTGGTCTACTCGATCGCCGACTTCGCGAACTTCGCGCACGGCGATACCATGACGGTCGGGGCGTACACGGCGTTGGTGACGTTCGGGGTGACAGGACCCATCGCGAGCGGCGTCCTCGGGCTTCCTGTCGGCTTCTTCATCGCAATCGTCGCCGGTGTCGTCCTCGCGGCCGTCGTCGCGGTCGTCACGCACAGAATCATCTACGAACCGCTCGACATCGACTCGATCGGGCTGCTGATCACCTCGATCGGTGTCGCGTTCGTCTACCGGTCGGTCATCCGACTCGGCTTCGGCAGCGGCACCAACGAGTTCGGCATCCCGCTCCAGCGCCCCATCGAGGCGCTGTTGCCCTTCGGCATCCGGATGACCGTCCACGACGTGGCCATCCTCTGCTCTGCGGCCGTGCTCGTCGTCGGCCTCCACCTCCTGCTCCAGTACACGGATCTGGGGCGGAAGATGCGCGCGACCGCGGACAACCCCTCGCTCGCGCGGGTGTCGGGTATCCGCACCCGGCGGGTCGAACTGTGGACGTGGGTCATCGGTGCCGGACTGGCCGGCGCGGGCGGCGTCTTCCTGGGACTCTACCAGAACGTCGCGCCCCGGATGGGTTTCGACATCCTGCTGGTCGTCTTCGCCGCCGTCATCCTCGGCGGCATCGGCTCCGTCTACGGTGCGATGGCCGGCGGCTTCCTCATCGGGATGATCAACCAGATGATGCCAATACTCCCCAACTTCGGACGGGAGGTCCCGTTCGTCCCAGAGTCGTTCGCGATTCCGATCGGTATCGAGTACGCGAACGCGGTCGCCTTCCTCATCATGGTGGCCGTCCTGCTGCTTCGCCCCTCGGGCATCGCGGGAGGTGAGGCGACGTGA
- a CDS encoding branched-chain amino acid ABC transporter permease, with protein sequence MSSLGDRYDDLSAAEQGVSVFIVGLSLLLVIGLVTGGLSPTYFLYLVGLVGMYVLLSFGLNSQWGYAGLINFSVAAFFGLGAYGTALLTASSSPIGVGGSRLFGVIPLTLVGLLVAIVLAIVVAVAIGIPTLRLRADYLAIASLGLAEVVRLLFLNQQEVTNGSAGLRGIPGFFDGWPLLGTFPEAMPGLRFAELEVSIPGLFSTRILGFTLGTPFWQALLNVALVFALAGGVYLVLRRAHRSPWGRVLRTIRSDEDLAEALGKNTYAFKMQAFVLGSVIMALGGVFYAHLNLFVSPGDLEPINTFYVWIAVILGGSGSNRGAMFGGFVVIAIREGTRFLGDVLPAAFPVDLPLITSVYATVVSNIASTRLLAVGVLIIVVMRFRPQGVLPPQRELIWPQSVADSSGPGETNPRETVTEDAAASAHADPDSVDEGGERDE encoded by the coding sequence GTGAGCAGCCTCGGCGACAGATACGACGACCTCTCGGCCGCCGAGCAGGGCGTCTCCGTGTTCATCGTCGGGCTCTCCCTGTTGCTCGTGATCGGACTCGTCACCGGCGGGCTCTCGCCGACGTACTTCCTGTACCTCGTCGGGCTGGTCGGGATGTACGTGCTCCTCTCGTTCGGGCTGAACTCCCAGTGGGGGTACGCCGGCCTCATCAACTTCTCCGTCGCGGCCTTCTTCGGACTGGGCGCGTACGGGACCGCACTGCTGACGGCGTCGAGTTCGCCGATCGGCGTCGGTGGCTCGCGGCTGTTCGGGGTTATCCCGCTCACGCTCGTCGGCCTCCTGGTGGCCATCGTGTTGGCCATCGTGGTGGCCGTCGCGATCGGCATCCCGACGCTCAGACTGCGGGCCGACTACCTCGCGATCGCCTCGCTGGGCCTCGCAGAGGTCGTCAGACTGCTCTTCCTCAACCAGCAGGAGGTGACCAACGGCAGTGCCGGACTCCGGGGCATCCCCGGCTTCTTCGACGGCTGGCCGCTGCTGGGAACGTTCCCCGAGGCGATGCCCGGCCTCCGCTTCGCGGAACTGGAGGTGTCGATCCCCGGCCTGTTCTCGACGCGCATCCTCGGGTTCACGCTCGGGACGCCGTTCTGGCAGGCACTGCTGAACGTCGCGCTCGTCTTCGCGCTGGCCGGCGGCGTCTACCTCGTCCTCCGGCGGGCCCACCGCTCGCCGTGGGGGCGGGTGCTCCGGACCATCCGGTCTGACGAGGACCTCGCGGAGGCACTCGGCAAGAACACCTACGCGTTCAAGATGCAGGCGTTCGTCCTCGGGAGCGTCATCATGGCGCTCGGCGGCGTCTTCTACGCGCACCTCAACCTCTTCGTCAGTCCGGGCGACCTCGAACCGATCAACACGTTCTACGTGTGGATCGCGGTCATCCTGGGCGGGAGTGGCTCCAACCGGGGGGCGATGTTCGGCGGCTTCGTCGTCATCGCCATCCGCGAGGGGACCCGCTTCCTCGGCGACGTGTTGCCCGCCGCGTTCCCGGTCGACCTGCCGCTGATAACGAGTGTGTACGCCACCGTGGTGAGCAACATCGCCTCCACGCGACTGCTCGCCGTCGGCGTGCTCATCATCGTCGTGATGCGGTTCCGGCCCCAGGGTGTGCTCCCGCCACAGCGGGAACTCATCTGGCCGCAGTCCGTGGCCGACTCCTCGGGCCCCGGCGAGACGAACCCCCGCGAGACCGTCACCGAAGACGCCGCGGCGAGCGCACACGCCGATCCCGACTCTGTCGACGAGGGAGGTGAGAGAGATGAGTGA